In Pseudomonadota bacterium, one DNA window encodes the following:
- the atpD gene encoding F0F1 ATP synthase subunit beta, translating to MSVGKTVQIIGAVVDVEFPRDAVPKVYDALRLEERGLTLEVQQQLGDGIVRCIAMGASDGLQRGMDVSNTGAPISVPVGLKTLGRIMDVLGDPIDEKGDIGAEESRPIHRSPPAYEDQAPATEILETGIKVVDLIMPIAKGGKVGLFGGAGVGKTVTLMELINNIAKEHGGYSVFAGVGERTREGNDFYHEMTDSKVIDKVALVYGQMNEPPGNRLRVALSGLTMAEFFRDEGRDVLMFVDNIYRYTLAGTEVSALLGRMPSAVGYQPTLAEEMGVLQERITSTKTGSITSFQAVYVPADDLTDPSPATTFAHLDATLVLSRQIAELGIYPAVDPLDSTSRQLDPLVIGQEHYDTARAVQGVLQRYKELQDIIAILGMDELSPEDKLTVSRARKIQRFLSQPFHVAEQFTGTPGEYVSLKDTIRGFQSIVDGDHDDLPEQAFYMCGKIEMAVEKAREMS from the coding sequence GGTGCAGATCATCGGGGCCGTGGTGGACGTGGAGTTCCCGCGCGATGCCGTGCCCAAGGTTTACGACGCCCTGCGCCTGGAAGAGCGCGGCCTGACCCTCGAGGTGCAGCAGCAGCTCGGCGACGGCATCGTGCGCTGCATCGCCATGGGCGCCAGTGACGGCCTTCAGCGCGGCATGGACGTGTCCAACACGGGCGCACCGATCTCCGTGCCCGTGGGTCTGAAGACCCTGGGCCGCATCATGGACGTGCTCGGCGATCCCATCGACGAGAAGGGTGACATCGGCGCCGAGGAAAGCCGGCCGATCCACCGCTCGCCCCCCGCCTACGAAGATCAGGCACCCGCTACCGAGATCCTGGAGACCGGCATCAAGGTCGTCGACCTGATCATGCCGATCGCCAAGGGCGGTAAGGTTGGCCTCTTCGGCGGCGCCGGCGTGGGCAAGACCGTGACGCTGATGGAGCTCATCAACAACATCGCCAAGGAGCACGGTGGTTACTCCGTGTTCGCCGGCGTGGGTGAGCGTACTCGTGAGGGTAACGACTTCTACCACGAGATGACCGACTCCAAGGTCATCGACAAGGTGGCCCTGGTCTACGGTCAGATGAACGAGCCCCCGGGCAACCGCCTGCGCGTGGCCCTGTCGGGCCTCACCATGGCCGAGTTCTTCCGCGACGAGGGCCGTGACGTCCTCATGTTCGTGGACAACATCTACCGCTACACGCTGGCCGGTACCGAGGTGTCCGCACTGCTGGGTCGTATGCCCTCTGCCGTGGGTTACCAGCCGACCCTGGCCGAGGAGATGGGTGTGCTCCAGGAGCGCATCACCTCCACCAAGACCGGCTCGATCACCTCCTTCCAGGCCGTGTACGTGCCTGCGGATGACTTGACCGACCCGTCGCCGGCCACCACCTTCGCGCACTTGGATGCCACCCTCGTGCTGTCCCGTCAGATCGCGGAGCTCGGCATCTACCCCGCCGTGGACCCGCTCGACTCCACCTCCCGCCAGCTCGACCCGCTGGTCATCGGCCAGGAGCACTACGACACGGCCCGCGCCGTGCAGGGCGTGCTCCAGCGCTACAAGGAGCTGCAGGACATCATCGCGATCCTCGGCATGGACGAGCTCTCCCCTGAGGACAAGCTCACCGTGAGCCGCGCGCGTAAGATCCAGCGCTTCCTGTCCCAGCCCTTCCACGTGGCCGAGCAGTTCACCGGCACGCCGGGTGAGTACGTGTCCCTGAAGGACACGATCCGCGGCTTCCAGTCCATCGTCGACGGCGACCATGACGACCTGCCCGAGCAGGCCTTCTACATGTGCGGCAAGATCGAGATGGCCGTGGAGAAGGCACGGGAGATGAGCTGA